A single window of Phycisphaerae bacterium DNA harbors:
- the hisI gene encoding phosphoribosyl-AMP cyclohydrolase, with the protein MEHYMQGLDNLKYDANGLIPAIIQDADTGEVLMMAYMNKHSLEESIRTGKTHFWSRSRRRYWMKGETSGHTQEIQEIFIDCDADTILVKVKQNGAACHEGYRNCFFRKYDAVTEQWSVCARRLVNPTKVYGNK; encoded by the coding sequence ATGGAGCACTATATGCAGGGGCTTGACAACCTCAAGTACGACGCGAACGGCCTGATACCGGCGATCATCCAGGATGCCGACACCGGCGAAGTACTGATGATGGCCTACATGAACAAGCACAGCCTGGAGGAGTCGATCCGGACGGGCAAGACGCACTTCTGGTCGCGATCGCGCCGGCGGTATTGGATGAAAGGTGAAACCAGCGGCCACACCCAGGAGATTCAAGAGATCTTCATTGATTGCGATGCCGACACGATCCTCGTGAAGGTCAAGCAGAACGGCGCGGCCTGCCATGAAGGTTACAGAAACTGCTTTTTTCGCAAATATGATGCGGTAACCGAACAGTGGTCGGTTTGTGCCAGGCGTCTGGTGAATCCGACAAAGGTGTACGGGAACAAATGA